The proteins below come from a single Ochotona princeps isolate mOchPri1 chromosome 6, mOchPri1.hap1, whole genome shotgun sequence genomic window:
- the LOC131480438 gene encoding mesoderm posterior protein 2-like, with translation MAQSPPPHSLLGQDHWVFSQGWGWEGHSVSTSPASSSDSSGSCPCDPSLPAPPARSTRDPEPTPTAPRRARPGPAGGQRQSASEREKLRMRTLARALHELRRFLPPSVAPAGQSLTKIETLRLAIRYIGHLSAVLGLGEDGPQRRRRRRSEAEAPGGCPLCPDGCSAAQALALGPCGGAGAAWGSPPSCPGPGVAPEYLGNRVPETDPWATTSPYCPKLQSPPPQARGRAPDEAVWIPPQACPGAQTCPEPGNPTTPWTPPPAPLPELAVVYQSLPVSPESCMALGSPEPPRASCPRLQPPHQWGHWSPGQPAVGPAPSSALRLSGCPELWQEDLEDTRWGIFY, from the exons ATGGCCCAGTCGCCACCTCCGCACAGCCTCCTCGGCCAAGACCACTGGGTCTTCTCGCAGGGTTGGGGCTGGGAAGGCCATTCAGTGTCCACGTCCCCGGCCTCCTCGTCGGACTCGTCGGGTTCCTGCCCCTGCGACCCGTCGCTGCCCGCGCCCCCTGCCCGCAGCACCCGCGACCCCGAGCCCACCCCGACGGCGCCCCGACGTGCACGGCCTGGACCCGCCGGTGGCCAGCGGCAGAGCGCCAGTGAGCGCGAGAAGCTGCGCATGCGGACGCTGGCCCGCGCCCTGCATGAGCTGCGCCGCTTCCTCCCGCCGTCCGTGGCGCCGGCCGGCCAGAGCCTCACCAAGATCGAGACCCTGCGCCTGGCCATCCGCTACATAGGCCACCTGTCGGCCGTGCTGGGCCTCGGTGAGGACGGCCCGCAGCGTCGGCGCCGGCGGCGCAGCGAGGCTGAGGCCCCCGGCGGCTGCCCGCTGTGCCCCGACGGCTGCAGCGCGGCCCAGGCACTGGCGCTCGGGCCCTGCGGGGGCGCAGGCGCGGCCTGGGGGTCCCCGCCTTCCTGTCCCGGGCCCGGAGTTGCGCCTGAGTACCTGGGGAACAGAGTCCCGGAGACGGATCCCTGGGCAACGACGTCCCCTTACTGCCCCAAGCTGCAGTCACCCCCGCCCCAAGCCCGAGGGAGAGCCCCAGACGAGGCTGTCTGGATACCACCCCAAGCTTGTCCCGGAGCACAGACGTGCCCGGAGCCCGGGAACCCCACAACACCCTGGACACCGCCCCCTGCACCGCTACCGGAGCTGGCTGTAGTGTACCAG AGTCTCCCCGTGTCACCAGAGTCCTGTATGGCCCTAGGAAGCCCAGAACCACCCCGTGCATCCTGCCCAAGACTGCAGCCTCCACACCAATGGGGACACTGGAGCCCGGGGCAGCCGGCAGTgggccctgcccccagctcagccctgcgCCTCAGTGGCTGCCCGGAACTTTGGCAGGAAGATTTGGAGGATACCCGCTGGGGCATCTTCTACTGA
- the ANPEP gene encoding aminopeptidase N isoform X1: MAKGFYISKSLGILGIFLGVAAVCTIVALSVVYAQEKSKNSAESPSATTTTTTTATTAPPSPTVDQSLPWNQYRLPRTLIPDSYNVVLRPYLTPNDQNLYIFMGNSTVRFTCQQATNVIIIHSKNLNYTTVQGHHVVLRGVGGSQPPAIVRTELVELTEYLVVHLQGLLTAGSQYEMDTVFQGELADDLAGFYRSEYTEGNVTKVVATTQMQAADARKSFPCFDEPAMKATFNITLIHPANHTALSNMPPKSSTPLPEDSSWNVTEFETTPRMSTYLLAYIVSEFTSIENYTSDGVLIRIWARPAAIDEGHGEYALNVTGPILEFFAQHYNTSYPLPKSDQIALPDFNAGAMENWGLVTYRENALLYDPVSSSIGNKERVVTVVAHELAHQWFGNLVTVDWWNDLWLNEGFASYVEYLGADYAEPDWNLRDLIVLNDLHYVMAVDALASSHPLSSPAEEVMTSAQISELFDSITYNKGASVLRMLSTFLTEDLFKLGLASYLHTFSYNNTVYLDLWEHLQQAVDNQNISLPTSVRDIMDRWILQMGFPVVTVDTTTGTISQEHFLLDPESNVTRPSEFNYLWIVPVSSIRNGQEQQGYWLMDAEDQVDQFRAEGNDDWVLANINVTGYYQVNYDEGNWRRLQDQLQNDPSVIPVINRAQIIHDGFNMASAQRIPVTLALNNTLFLIRETEYMPWEAALSSLDYFKLMFDRSEVYGPMKKYLRKQVQPLYEHFKTATNEWENRPGTLMEQYNEVNAISTACSNGLQDCLNMVSNFYNRWMQNASHNPIHPNLRSTVYCNAIAQGGEREWDFAWEQFQKETLVNEADKLRTALACSNEVWILNRYLSYTLNSDYIRRQDATSTINNIANNVVGQSLVWDFIQSNWKRLFEDYGGGSFSFSSLIRTVTRRFSTEYELQQLEQFRLNNLDTGFGSGTRALEQALEQTRTNIKWVRENRDAVLAWFTENSD, translated from the exons ATGGCCAAGGGCTTCTACATTTCCAAGTCACTGGGCATCTTGGGCATCTTCCTGGGGGTGGCTGCTGTATGCACCATTGTGGCCCTGTCCGTGGTGTACGCCCAGGAGAAGAGCAAGAACTCGGCTGAGAGCCCCAGCG ccaccactactaccactactaccgcCACCACCGCCCCGCCATCTCCCACCGTGGACCAGAGCCTGCCATGGAACCAGTACCGCCTGCCCAGGACGCTCATCCCCGACTCCTACAACGTGGTCCTGCGGCCCTACCTCACCCCCAATGACCAGAACCTCTACATCTTCATGGGCAACAGCACGGTCCGCTTCACCTGCCAGCAGGCCACCAATGTCATCATCATCCACAGCAAGAACCTCAACTACACCACCGTTCAGGGCCACCATGTGGTGCTGCGGGGTGTGGGGGGCTCCCAGCCCCCCGCCATTGTCCGCACGGAGCTGGTGGAGCTCACCGAGTACCTAGTGGTGCACCTGCAGGGCTTGCTGACAGCGGGCAGCCAGTACGAGATGGACACCGTGTTCCAGGGCGAGCTGGCTGACGACTTGGCAGGCTTCTACCGCAGCGAGTACACGGAGGGCAACGTCACAAA GGTGGTAGCCACCACACAGATGCAGGCTGCGGACGCCCGGAAATCTTTCCCGTGCTTTGATGAGCCAGCGATGAAGGCCACGTTTAACATCACGCTCATCCACCCTGCAAATCACACGGCCCTCTCCAACATGCCTCCCAAAA GTAGCACCCCACTTCCTGAAGACTCCAGCTGGAATGTCACAGAATTCGAGACTACCCCCAGGATGTCCACGTACCTGCTGGCCTACATTGTCAGTGAATTCACAAGCATAGAGAATTATACATCCGATGGTGTTTTG ATCCGCATCTGGGCTCGACCAGCTGCCATTGATGAAGGCCATGGCGAGTACGCCCTGAATGTGACCGGCCCCATCCTCGAATTCTTTGCCCAACACTACAACACATCCTACCCGCTACCCAAATCTG ATCAGATCGCCCTGCCTGACTTCAACGCTGGTGCCATGGAGAATTGGGGGTTGGTGACCTACCGGGAGAATGCCCTGCTCTATGACCCCGTGTCCTCCTCCATCGGCAATAAGGAGCGGGTGGTCACCGTGGTGGCTCATGAGCTGGCCCACCAG TGGTTCGGCAACCTGGTGACCGTGGACTGGTGGAATGACCTGTGGCTGAACGAGGGCTTTGCCTCCTATGTGGAGTACCTGGGTGCTGACTACGCTGAGCCCGACTGGAATCTG AGGGACCTCATAGTGCTGAACGACCTGCACTATGTGATGGCTGTGGACGCCCtggcctcctcccaccccctgtcCTCGCCGGCCGAGGAGGTCATGACGTCTGCCCAGATCAGCGAGCTCTTTGACTCCATCACCTACAACAAG GGCGCCTCTGTGCTCAGGATGCTGTCCACCTTCCTAACCGAGGACCTGTTCAAGTTGGGCCTGGCG TCCTACCTGCACACCTTCTCCTACAACAACACCGTCTATTTGGACCTGTGGGAGCACCTGCAGCAG GCTGTAGACAACCAGAATATCAGCCTACCCACCTCCGTGCGCGACATCATGGACCGCTGGATCCTGCAGATGGGCTTCCCCGTGGTCACCGTGGACACCACCACAGGGACCATCTCCCAGGAGCACTTCCTCCTGGACCCTGAGTCCAATGTCACTCGCCCGTCTGAGTTCAA cTACCTGTGGATCGTGCCTGTGTCGTCCATAAGAAAtggccaggagcagcagggatactgGCTGATGGATGCTGAAG ACCAGGTTGACCAGTTCAGAGCAGAAGGTAATGATGACTGGGTGCTTGCGAACATCAATGTGACGGGGTATTACCAGGTGAACTACGATGAAGGCAACTGGAGGAGGCTTCAGGATCAGCTGCAGAATGACCCATCG GTCATCCCTGTCATTAACCGGGCACAGATTATTCACGATGGCTTCAACATGGCCAG TGCCCAGAGAATCCCTGTGACTCTGGCCCTGAATAACACCCTCTTCCTGATTCGAGAGACGGAGTACATGCCCTGGGAGGCTGCCCTCAGCAGCCTCGACTACTTCAAGCTCATGTTCGACCGCTCCGAGGTCTACGGCCCCATGAAG AAGTACTTGAGGAAGCAGGTCCAGCCCCTGTATGAGCACTTCAAAACTGCAACCAACGAATGGGAAAATCGCCCAGGGACCCTGATGGAGCA GTACAACGAGGTGAACGCCATCAGCACTGCCTGCTCCAACGGGCTTCAGGATTGTCTGAATATGGTCAGTAACTTCTACAACCGGTGGATGCAAAATGCTAGTCATAACCC GATCCACCCCAACCTGCGCTCCACCGTCTACTGCAACGCCATCGCCCAGGGTGGAGAGAGGGAGTGGGACTTTGCCTGGGAGCAGTTCCAGAAGGAGACCCTGGTGAACGAGGCTGACAAGCTCCGGACAGCCCTGGCTTGCAGCAACGAGGTGTGGATCCTGAACAG GTACCTGAGCTATACCCTGAACTCGGATTACATCCGGAGGCAGGACGCCACCTCCACCATCAACAACATTGCCAACAACGTCGTCGGCCAGTCGCTGGTGTGGGACTTCATCCAGAgcaactggaagaggctctttgAGGA ctATGGCGGCggctccttctccttctccagcCTCATCCGCACAGTGACCCGCCGGTTCTCCACTGAGTACGAACTGCAGCAG CTGGAGCAGTTTAGGTTGAACAACTTGGACACTGGCTTCGGCTCAGGCACCCGGGCGCTGGAGCAGGCCCTGGAGCAGACGAGAACCAACATCAAGTGGGTGAGGGAGAACCGGGATGCTGTGCTCGCGTGGTTCACGGAAAACAGCGACTAG
- the ANPEP gene encoding aminopeptidase N isoform X2 codes for MAKGFYISKSLGILGIFLGVAAVCTIVALSVVYAQEKSKNSAESPSVTPTSPTTTTTTTTTPTPTVDQSLPWNQYRLPRTLIPDSYNVVLRPYLTPNDQNLYIFMGNSTVRFTCQQATNVIIIHSKNLNYTTVQGHHVVLRGVGGSQPPAIVRTELVELTEYLVVHLQGLLTAGSQYEMDTVFQGELADDLAGFYRSEYTEGNVTKVVATTQMQAADARKSFPCFDEPAMKATFNITLIHPANHTALSNMPPKSSTPLPEDSSWNVTEFETTPRMSTYLLAYIVSEFTSIENYTSDGVLIRIWARPAAIDEGHGEYALNVTGPILEFFAQHYNTSYPLPKSDQIALPDFNAGAMENWGLVTYRENALLYDPVSSSIGNKERVVTVVAHELAHQWFGNLVTVDWWNDLWLNEGFASYVEYLGADYAEPDWNLRDLIVLNDLHYVMAVDALASSHPLSSPAEEVMTSAQISELFDSITYNKGASVLRMLSTFLTEDLFKLGLASYLHTFSYNNTVYLDLWEHLQQAVDNQNISLPTSVRDIMDRWILQMGFPVVTVDTTTGTISQEHFLLDPESNVTRPSEFNYLWIVPVSSIRNGQEQQGYWLMDAEDQVDQFRAEGNDDWVLANINVTGYYQVNYDEGNWRRLQDQLQNDPSVIPVINRAQIIHDGFNMASAQRIPVTLALNNTLFLIRETEYMPWEAALSSLDYFKLMFDRSEVYGPMKKYLRKQVQPLYEHFKTATNEWENRPGTLMEQYNEVNAISTACSNGLQDCLNMVSNFYNRWMQNASHNPIHPNLRSTVYCNAIAQGGEREWDFAWEQFQKETLVNEADKLRTALACSNEVWILNRYLSYTLNSDYIRRQDATSTINNIANNVVGQSLVWDFIQSNWKRLFEDYGGGSFSFSSLIRTVTRRFSTEYELQQLEQFRLNNLDTGFGSGTRALEQALEQTRTNIKWVRENRDAVLAWFTENSD; via the exons ATGGCCAAGGGCTTCTACATTTCCAAGTCACTGGGCATCTTGGGCATCTTCCTGGGGGTGGCTGCTGTATGCACCATTGTGGCCCTGTCCGTGGTGTACGCCCAGGAGAAGAGCAAGAACTCGGCTGAGAGCCCCAGCGTGACTCCCACAagccctaccaccaccaccaccaccaccaccacaccga CTCCCACCGTGGACCAGAGCCTGCCATGGAACCAGTACCGCCTGCCCAGGACGCTCATCCCCGACTCCTACAACGTGGTCCTGCGGCCCTACCTCACCCCCAATGACCAGAACCTCTACATCTTCATGGGCAACAGCACGGTCCGCTTCACCTGCCAGCAGGCCACCAATGTCATCATCATCCACAGCAAGAACCTCAACTACACCACCGTTCAGGGCCACCATGTGGTGCTGCGGGGTGTGGGGGGCTCCCAGCCCCCCGCCATTGTCCGCACGGAGCTGGTGGAGCTCACCGAGTACCTAGTGGTGCACCTGCAGGGCTTGCTGACAGCGGGCAGCCAGTACGAGATGGACACCGTGTTCCAGGGCGAGCTGGCTGACGACTTGGCAGGCTTCTACCGCAGCGAGTACACGGAGGGCAACGTCACAAA GGTGGTAGCCACCACACAGATGCAGGCTGCGGACGCCCGGAAATCTTTCCCGTGCTTTGATGAGCCAGCGATGAAGGCCACGTTTAACATCACGCTCATCCACCCTGCAAATCACACGGCCCTCTCCAACATGCCTCCCAAAA GTAGCACCCCACTTCCTGAAGACTCCAGCTGGAATGTCACAGAATTCGAGACTACCCCCAGGATGTCCACGTACCTGCTGGCCTACATTGTCAGTGAATTCACAAGCATAGAGAATTATACATCCGATGGTGTTTTG ATCCGCATCTGGGCTCGACCAGCTGCCATTGATGAAGGCCATGGCGAGTACGCCCTGAATGTGACCGGCCCCATCCTCGAATTCTTTGCCCAACACTACAACACATCCTACCCGCTACCCAAATCTG ATCAGATCGCCCTGCCTGACTTCAACGCTGGTGCCATGGAGAATTGGGGGTTGGTGACCTACCGGGAGAATGCCCTGCTCTATGACCCCGTGTCCTCCTCCATCGGCAATAAGGAGCGGGTGGTCACCGTGGTGGCTCATGAGCTGGCCCACCAG TGGTTCGGCAACCTGGTGACCGTGGACTGGTGGAATGACCTGTGGCTGAACGAGGGCTTTGCCTCCTATGTGGAGTACCTGGGTGCTGACTACGCTGAGCCCGACTGGAATCTG AGGGACCTCATAGTGCTGAACGACCTGCACTATGTGATGGCTGTGGACGCCCtggcctcctcccaccccctgtcCTCGCCGGCCGAGGAGGTCATGACGTCTGCCCAGATCAGCGAGCTCTTTGACTCCATCACCTACAACAAG GGCGCCTCTGTGCTCAGGATGCTGTCCACCTTCCTAACCGAGGACCTGTTCAAGTTGGGCCTGGCG TCCTACCTGCACACCTTCTCCTACAACAACACCGTCTATTTGGACCTGTGGGAGCACCTGCAGCAG GCTGTAGACAACCAGAATATCAGCCTACCCACCTCCGTGCGCGACATCATGGACCGCTGGATCCTGCAGATGGGCTTCCCCGTGGTCACCGTGGACACCACCACAGGGACCATCTCCCAGGAGCACTTCCTCCTGGACCCTGAGTCCAATGTCACTCGCCCGTCTGAGTTCAA cTACCTGTGGATCGTGCCTGTGTCGTCCATAAGAAAtggccaggagcagcagggatactgGCTGATGGATGCTGAAG ACCAGGTTGACCAGTTCAGAGCAGAAGGTAATGATGACTGGGTGCTTGCGAACATCAATGTGACGGGGTATTACCAGGTGAACTACGATGAAGGCAACTGGAGGAGGCTTCAGGATCAGCTGCAGAATGACCCATCG GTCATCCCTGTCATTAACCGGGCACAGATTATTCACGATGGCTTCAACATGGCCAG TGCCCAGAGAATCCCTGTGACTCTGGCCCTGAATAACACCCTCTTCCTGATTCGAGAGACGGAGTACATGCCCTGGGAGGCTGCCCTCAGCAGCCTCGACTACTTCAAGCTCATGTTCGACCGCTCCGAGGTCTACGGCCCCATGAAG AAGTACTTGAGGAAGCAGGTCCAGCCCCTGTATGAGCACTTCAAAACTGCAACCAACGAATGGGAAAATCGCCCAGGGACCCTGATGGAGCA GTACAACGAGGTGAACGCCATCAGCACTGCCTGCTCCAACGGGCTTCAGGATTGTCTGAATATGGTCAGTAACTTCTACAACCGGTGGATGCAAAATGCTAGTCATAACCC GATCCACCCCAACCTGCGCTCCACCGTCTACTGCAACGCCATCGCCCAGGGTGGAGAGAGGGAGTGGGACTTTGCCTGGGAGCAGTTCCAGAAGGAGACCCTGGTGAACGAGGCTGACAAGCTCCGGACAGCCCTGGCTTGCAGCAACGAGGTGTGGATCCTGAACAG GTACCTGAGCTATACCCTGAACTCGGATTACATCCGGAGGCAGGACGCCACCTCCACCATCAACAACATTGCCAACAACGTCGTCGGCCAGTCGCTGGTGTGGGACTTCATCCAGAgcaactggaagaggctctttgAGGA ctATGGCGGCggctccttctccttctccagcCTCATCCGCACAGTGACCCGCCGGTTCTCCACTGAGTACGAACTGCAGCAG CTGGAGCAGTTTAGGTTGAACAACTTGGACACTGGCTTCGGCTCAGGCACCCGGGCGCTGGAGCAGGCCCTGGAGCAGACGAGAACCAACATCAAGTGGGTGAGGGAGAACCGGGATGCTGTGCTCGCGTGGTTCACGGAAAACAGCGACTAG